A single genomic interval of Nycticebus coucang isolate mNycCou1 chromosome 21, mNycCou1.pri, whole genome shotgun sequence harbors:
- the SDCBP2 gene encoding syntenin-2 isoform X1, with the protein MSVLYPSLEDLKVDQAIQVQARATPRMPTLPVQTAAVYPQAVLYPNLAELESYMGLSLSSQEVQQNLPQIPEGDSFPHAHCWYVETAGSGPWPGQVVAPVSGNNLGVRRAEIKPGVREIHLCKDERGKTGLRLRAIDQGLFVQLVQANTPASLVGLRFGDQILQIDGRDCAGWSTDKAHRAVKKASAEKIVMIVRDRPFQRIVTMHKDGAGHVGFIIKKGKVVSVVKGSSAARNGLLTKHCLCEVNGQNVIGLKDKEIMEILATAGNIITLTIIPTVIYEHMVKKLSPTLLHHTMDHSIPDV; encoded by the exons ATGTCTGTCCTGTACCCATCGCTGGAGGACCTAAAGGTGGACCAAGCCATCCAG GTCCAGGCCCGAGCCACACCGAGGATGCCCACCCTGCCAGTCCAGACGGCAGCTGTCTACCCACAGGCAG TTTTGTACCCAAATCTGGCAGAATTGGAAAGTTATATGGGTCTTTCCCTCTCCAGCCAAGAAGTCCAGCAGAACCTGCCTCAGATTCCAGAAGGTGACAGT tttccacATGCTCATTGTTGGTATGTAGAg ACAGCGGGCTCCGGCCCCTGGCCAGGCCAGGTGGTGGCCCCGGTGTCCGGGAACAACCTGGGCGTGCGGCGTGCTGAGATCAAGCCCGGGGTGCGCGAGATCCACCTGTGCAAGGACGAGCGCGGCAAGACCGGGCTGCGGCTGCGGGCCATCGACCAG GGGCTCTTTGTGCAGTTGGTCCAGGCCAACACCCCCGCATCCCTCGTGGGGCTGCGCTTTGGGGACCAGATCCTGCAGATTGATGGGCGTGACTGTGCCGGGTGGAGCACAGACAAAGCCCATCGGGCTGTGAAGAAGGCGTCAGCTGAGAAGATCGTCATGATTGTTCGGGACAG GCCATTCCAGCGGATTGTCACCATGCACAAGGACGGCGCGGGCCATGTCGGCTTTATCATCAAGAAAGGGAAGGTTGTCTCTGTGGTCAAAGGCAGCTCTGCGGCCCGCAACGGGCTCCTCACCAAGCACTGCCTGTGTGAGGTGAATGGGCAGAATGTCATCGGGCTGAAG GATAAAGAGATCATGGAGATTTTGGCCACAGCTGGGAACATCATCACCCTGACTATCATCCCCACTGTGATCTATGAGCACATGGTCAAGAA GTTGTCTCCGACCCTGCTCCACCATACCATGGACCACTCCATACCAGATGTCTGA
- the SDCBP2 gene encoding syntenin-2 isoform X2: MSVLYPSLEDLKVDQAIQVQARATPRMPTLPVQTAVLYPNLAELESYMGLSLSSQEVQQNLPQIPEGDSFPHAHCWYVETAGSGPWPGQVVAPVSGNNLGVRRAEIKPGVREIHLCKDERGKTGLRLRAIDQGLFVQLVQANTPASLVGLRFGDQILQIDGRDCAGWSTDKAHRAVKKASAEKIVMIVRDRPFQRIVTMHKDGAGHVGFIIKKGKVVSVVKGSSAARNGLLTKHCLCEVNGQNVIGLKDKEIMEILATAGNIITLTIIPTVIYEHMVKKLSPTLLHHTMDHSIPDV; this comes from the exons ATGTCTGTCCTGTACCCATCGCTGGAGGACCTAAAGGTGGACCAAGCCATCCAG GTCCAGGCCCGAGCCACACCGAGGATGCCCACCCTGCCAGTCCAGACGG cAGTTTTGTACCCAAATCTGGCAGAATTGGAAAGTTATATGGGTCTTTCCCTCTCCAGCCAAGAAGTCCAGCAGAACCTGCCTCAGATTCCAGAAGGTGACAGT tttccacATGCTCATTGTTGGTATGTAGAg ACAGCGGGCTCCGGCCCCTGGCCAGGCCAGGTGGTGGCCCCGGTGTCCGGGAACAACCTGGGCGTGCGGCGTGCTGAGATCAAGCCCGGGGTGCGCGAGATCCACCTGTGCAAGGACGAGCGCGGCAAGACCGGGCTGCGGCTGCGGGCCATCGACCAG GGGCTCTTTGTGCAGTTGGTCCAGGCCAACACCCCCGCATCCCTCGTGGGGCTGCGCTTTGGGGACCAGATCCTGCAGATTGATGGGCGTGACTGTGCCGGGTGGAGCACAGACAAAGCCCATCGGGCTGTGAAGAAGGCGTCAGCTGAGAAGATCGTCATGATTGTTCGGGACAG GCCATTCCAGCGGATTGTCACCATGCACAAGGACGGCGCGGGCCATGTCGGCTTTATCATCAAGAAAGGGAAGGTTGTCTCTGTGGTCAAAGGCAGCTCTGCGGCCCGCAACGGGCTCCTCACCAAGCACTGCCTGTGTGAGGTGAATGGGCAGAATGTCATCGGGCTGAAG GATAAAGAGATCATGGAGATTTTGGCCACAGCTGGGAACATCATCACCCTGACTATCATCCCCACTGTGATCTATGAGCACATGGTCAAGAA GTTGTCTCCGACCCTGCTCCACCATACCATGGACCACTCCATACCAGATGTCTGA
- the SDCBP2 gene encoding syntenin-2 isoform X4, with protein sequence MSVLYPSLEDLKVDQAIQVQARATPRMPTLPVQTAVLYPNLAELESYMGLSLSSQEVQQNLPQIPEGDSTAGSGPWPGQVVAPVSGNNLGVRRAEIKPGVREIHLCKDERGKTGLRLRAIDQGLFVQLVQANTPASLVGLRFGDQILQIDGRDCAGWSTDKAHRAVKKASAEKIVMIVRDRPFQRIVTMHKDGAGHVGFIIKKGKVVSVVKGSSAARNGLLTKHCLCEVNGQNVIGLKDKEIMEILATAGNIITLTIIPTVIYEHMVKKLSPTLLHHTMDHSIPDV encoded by the exons ATGTCTGTCCTGTACCCATCGCTGGAGGACCTAAAGGTGGACCAAGCCATCCAG GTCCAGGCCCGAGCCACACCGAGGATGCCCACCCTGCCAGTCCAGACGG cAGTTTTGTACCCAAATCTGGCAGAATTGGAAAGTTATATGGGTCTTTCCCTCTCCAGCCAAGAAGTCCAGCAGAACCTGCCTCAGATTCCAGAAGGTGACAGT ACAGCGGGCTCCGGCCCCTGGCCAGGCCAGGTGGTGGCCCCGGTGTCCGGGAACAACCTGGGCGTGCGGCGTGCTGAGATCAAGCCCGGGGTGCGCGAGATCCACCTGTGCAAGGACGAGCGCGGCAAGACCGGGCTGCGGCTGCGGGCCATCGACCAG GGGCTCTTTGTGCAGTTGGTCCAGGCCAACACCCCCGCATCCCTCGTGGGGCTGCGCTTTGGGGACCAGATCCTGCAGATTGATGGGCGTGACTGTGCCGGGTGGAGCACAGACAAAGCCCATCGGGCTGTGAAGAAGGCGTCAGCTGAGAAGATCGTCATGATTGTTCGGGACAG GCCATTCCAGCGGATTGTCACCATGCACAAGGACGGCGCGGGCCATGTCGGCTTTATCATCAAGAAAGGGAAGGTTGTCTCTGTGGTCAAAGGCAGCTCTGCGGCCCGCAACGGGCTCCTCACCAAGCACTGCCTGTGTGAGGTGAATGGGCAGAATGTCATCGGGCTGAAG GATAAAGAGATCATGGAGATTTTGGCCACAGCTGGGAACATCATCACCCTGACTATCATCCCCACTGTGATCTATGAGCACATGGTCAAGAA GTTGTCTCCGACCCTGCTCCACCATACCATGGACCACTCCATACCAGATGTCTGA
- the SDCBP2 gene encoding syntenin-2 isoform X3 has product MSVLYPSLEDLKVDQAIQVQARATPRMPTLPVQTAAVYPQAVLYPNLAELESYMGLSLSSQEVQQNLPQIPEGDSTAGSGPWPGQVVAPVSGNNLGVRRAEIKPGVREIHLCKDERGKTGLRLRAIDQGLFVQLVQANTPASLVGLRFGDQILQIDGRDCAGWSTDKAHRAVKKASAEKIVMIVRDRPFQRIVTMHKDGAGHVGFIIKKGKVVSVVKGSSAARNGLLTKHCLCEVNGQNVIGLKDKEIMEILATAGNIITLTIIPTVIYEHMVKKLSPTLLHHTMDHSIPDV; this is encoded by the exons ATGTCTGTCCTGTACCCATCGCTGGAGGACCTAAAGGTGGACCAAGCCATCCAG GTCCAGGCCCGAGCCACACCGAGGATGCCCACCCTGCCAGTCCAGACGGCAGCTGTCTACCCACAGGCAG TTTTGTACCCAAATCTGGCAGAATTGGAAAGTTATATGGGTCTTTCCCTCTCCAGCCAAGAAGTCCAGCAGAACCTGCCTCAGATTCCAGAAGGTGACAGT ACAGCGGGCTCCGGCCCCTGGCCAGGCCAGGTGGTGGCCCCGGTGTCCGGGAACAACCTGGGCGTGCGGCGTGCTGAGATCAAGCCCGGGGTGCGCGAGATCCACCTGTGCAAGGACGAGCGCGGCAAGACCGGGCTGCGGCTGCGGGCCATCGACCAG GGGCTCTTTGTGCAGTTGGTCCAGGCCAACACCCCCGCATCCCTCGTGGGGCTGCGCTTTGGGGACCAGATCCTGCAGATTGATGGGCGTGACTGTGCCGGGTGGAGCACAGACAAAGCCCATCGGGCTGTGAAGAAGGCGTCAGCTGAGAAGATCGTCATGATTGTTCGGGACAG GCCATTCCAGCGGATTGTCACCATGCACAAGGACGGCGCGGGCCATGTCGGCTTTATCATCAAGAAAGGGAAGGTTGTCTCTGTGGTCAAAGGCAGCTCTGCGGCCCGCAACGGGCTCCTCACCAAGCACTGCCTGTGTGAGGTGAATGGGCAGAATGTCATCGGGCTGAAG GATAAAGAGATCATGGAGATTTTGGCCACAGCTGGGAACATCATCACCCTGACTATCATCCCCACTGTGATCTATGAGCACATGGTCAAGAA GTTGTCTCCGACCCTGCTCCACCATACCATGGACCACTCCATACCAGATGTCTGA
- the SDCBP2 gene encoding syntenin-2 isoform X5, translating into MSVLYPSLEDLKVDQAIQTAGSGPWPGQVVAPVSGNNLGVRRAEIKPGVREIHLCKDERGKTGLRLRAIDQGLFVQLVQANTPASLVGLRFGDQILQIDGRDCAGWSTDKAHRAVKKASAEKIVMIVRDRPFQRIVTMHKDGAGHVGFIIKKGKVVSVVKGSSAARNGLLTKHCLCEVNGQNVIGLKDKEIMEILATAGNIITLTIIPTVIYEHMVKKLSPTLLHHTMDHSIPDV; encoded by the exons ATGTCTGTCCTGTACCCATCGCTGGAGGACCTAAAGGTGGACCAAGCCATCCAG ACAGCGGGCTCCGGCCCCTGGCCAGGCCAGGTGGTGGCCCCGGTGTCCGGGAACAACCTGGGCGTGCGGCGTGCTGAGATCAAGCCCGGGGTGCGCGAGATCCACCTGTGCAAGGACGAGCGCGGCAAGACCGGGCTGCGGCTGCGGGCCATCGACCAG GGGCTCTTTGTGCAGTTGGTCCAGGCCAACACCCCCGCATCCCTCGTGGGGCTGCGCTTTGGGGACCAGATCCTGCAGATTGATGGGCGTGACTGTGCCGGGTGGAGCACAGACAAAGCCCATCGGGCTGTGAAGAAGGCGTCAGCTGAGAAGATCGTCATGATTGTTCGGGACAG GCCATTCCAGCGGATTGTCACCATGCACAAGGACGGCGCGGGCCATGTCGGCTTTATCATCAAGAAAGGGAAGGTTGTCTCTGTGGTCAAAGGCAGCTCTGCGGCCCGCAACGGGCTCCTCACCAAGCACTGCCTGTGTGAGGTGAATGGGCAGAATGTCATCGGGCTGAAG GATAAAGAGATCATGGAGATTTTGGCCACAGCTGGGAACATCATCACCCTGACTATCATCCCCACTGTGATCTATGAGCACATGGTCAAGAA GTTGTCTCCGACCCTGCTCCACCATACCATGGACCACTCCATACCAGATGTCTGA